The Pseudochaenichthys georgianus chromosome 23, fPseGeo1.2, whole genome shotgun sequence sequence ttattttaaaggattttttcaaagtcaatgaatattcgtatttaataatcgtgatatcaattattgacccaaataatcgtgattatgatttttgctataatcgcacagccctaacaGGTgggattaaaggtggggtaggtaagtttgagaaaccggcacgagatcgctagaatttgaaaatacacaaccggagaaaatctgccacttcctcacagagcccctcctccaacacacatgaacgcgcacatgaccaatgagggcacgagataagtttgtgccccgatggaaggctgacaggcaggtaggccatccaatcgattggttgtactttttacagtattacggcttccactgatgatatttttttatggattttttgtcaaagcacttcagatattcattgctatcgggatgttaagagcattccatggaatataacaaaaagtgtatctcgagccggtttctgaaacttacctaccccacctttaagtacagaTAAAGAAATGCGTCACAAGTAGAGCTTTATATAATCATTTTTAGCTATTAAAATGAACAGAAAACCTCAATTACCACGTTTTTAACTGAAAACTGATAAGAACAAgctgtaaaaaagaaaagctcatTATTCTCCATTAAAACTGTATTCCTAATGCGCAGAGTTTCCGCAGTGGAGTGGGATGCAGAAATAAATGGCAGAGAGCAATTTCCCTGAATGGTTTCCACGCTGACGGATGAGTCAGAGATGGAAGTGAGCAGAactgctgtgtgtttgtgttttattcatAGTGGAGATCATGGGAGAAAAAATTCTGTTTAATCTTTGGTGCCATAACGGCTTCACACCCCCTGCAGCGATATAACAGAAAAAACACAAGGGCACACTAAAAAATTCTATATGTTTAGAATATTTCCACACCATTGTCGAAGACTCAAAGGTGCATTCATGGCTTTATTAATGTATGTCAAAAAATGATGAAAATAAGTTTAGCTGCTGCTTAATTCGTGTGTTGGTGCCTGGCATCCCAGCATGCTGTATCTGAGAGTAGCATGACAACATCTGCCAAGTGCACTCAAAGCTGCCCAAATCACCTGAAGGATTATTCCGTCCAGGCTGTGAATAACAACTCGTGTGAACGACGTGGTTCGGCTGAAATCTACTCCACGTTGCTCTGAAAAGATAATCGTTGTTCTGCTTTCTGTATTTTAGTTGCAAGATTGTGGCACATAATAAAATCCAACATGAAGTCAAAGGATCACAGTTACTGGAGCATGTTGGTGGTTCCTCGTTCCCTTCATGTATCCTTCATTAGTCTGGCAACCATGTGTGTCAgaaggtcagtgtgtgtgtgtgtgtgtgtgtgtgtgtgtgtgtgtgtgtgtgtgtgtgtgtgtgtgtgtgtgttgtgtgtgtgtgtgtgtgtgtgtgtgtgtgtgtgtgtgtgtgtgtgtgcgtgcgtgtgtgtgtgtgtgtggtggtgtgtgtgtgtgtgtgtgtgtgtgtgtgtgtgtggtgtgtgtgtgtgtgtgtgtgtgtgtgtgtgtgtgtgtgtgtgtgtgtgtgtgtgtgtgtggtgtgtgtgtgccgcaAGACCCAGATACACAGAACATCTTGCAGGGTGTGTGCCTCTCTATCTGTTCATGTTTGGAGCACAAAAGCCGTGGCTCACAAGGGCCATCTGGGAGTCTGGCTGtttgtaattacatttgatATGAAGAAGGAAGGCAAAGGAAGGAGGGAAGGAAGGGAACAGTGGGTGACGACAGAGAGGAAGGTTTGCGAAAAAGGAGAGATAGTGAGAGTCGGAGGGAGAAAAGGTAAGCAATGTGAGCCAGGAGGGATGATGGGGATCAGTGGCAGATTCTGCTGCGGGCAAAATACTGGAGGAAGTGGTTCAtgttgaggacacacacacatcacacacacacacacacacacacacacacacacacacacacacacacacacacacacacacacactccagctGTGGATGAATGTTTTGCAGGGTGCCCACTCAGCCAAAAGGACTGTTAATCCAACAGATGCCGAGGAAATTTGCCGACTTTTCAACATCGAGAACGGGAGGCAATTATCTCGATACACGGCGGTTTAAATGAAACACAACAGAGGAATGTTTAGGAAGTTTGTTAATTAGTAACACTCCTTGAACAATACATTTTACTGAATGAGCGCGGTGCCTTCAATCCGCCCTGTCACTCTCTCGCTGTGTGTGTGGTctcctccctctcacacacacattgaggGATGCTCCACAGCCGCATTCAGCCTGCCATTGTGCTTCTGCTGCTCCACTGCTTGTAATTACGCCAGTGTCAGGTGCTCCATTAAATGTGGTGACTTGTCAACTTGCAGAAAGGcctttgtttgtgtgtgatgtCGGAGATTCTGCTTGGTTACGTCCCCGCCAGTCATTCCTTAAGATTCTGCCAGTCGATGTCAGACATTTTCTACACTGGTGATAATTATGTCTGCTGCTTGTTATTCTTTTATTCATTTAAGACTGGGGACCTGACAACCGCCACATCCCATCTGGCAGTTGTAGATTAGTTTTACGAGGCAATTGTTAGCTAACTTTTGTCTCTTGTATTCCCTTCTACAGTCCTGTGCTGTTTCATGCTACAGTTTGTTATTAATAGCACTTTAAAGCACCGTGACTCAAGTAAAGCCTCTTCAAGCCACCAAGACAAATCTGCAATCTTGATGACTTGAAGGTCCCCTATATTACTCTTTTCCaacaatatatataaaacatgtcaagtgtttggctcgaaataccaaacagatcattgcagtatcccataatcccctctgtttcagcccttttccaaaagtgctgattctttggctgtagctttaaatgctaatgagctgctgctggccacgcccctctgcaAAGTGATTGGTTTAAAAATcacaataggcgcgttcacaccagagtacttttcccgtttagttcgtTAGTAACCCCACCCCTTATGTCGCGTTCAAACCaaaagagtacttagtgccgggaacttttaacccccatttttagtgcctgctagagaggtggtaccaaAAAAGTACCTTTTTCTATTAGCTGGGCcgtgcaaaccacgccccgtaaactctgaaaagttttttgaagccgccattgtatttgcctggcattagcattattagcattagcattagcccgcgcaccaacggagagagaataacttatggcaacacacaaaaaaaacgggttagcggtggagtgatgaggaggtgtcggcgttctggtggcgatttactcggaagtccccaactccggggacttcgacCGGGGACTTCGGTGGCAGTATAAGCCGTGAAGTTGTtagcggcctgccagtaaacccaaagcagaagaagacgaagtgacgtcagcggctcatttgcgtaatcttccctcagggaaaagtactccggtgtgaacgcgattggtacttagtgccctggggtactaagtacggcaaagtacttggtgtgaaagcggctaaagGTGCTCTAGGACAGTGCTtgcatgtaccccctttgaaacattttctcagccaagtaccccctgaccgaccccgaaaatgtttgatcgaaaaagcctatacaaataattccaatatagtgatgttccctcagtgtgtgatttattaactcctttacaacaaactaaggatattttcattttatgcatgaaaaaaaaaTAAGTTTTTCAACTTAAGTAATATCtgtttaacaaaccaatgaacaaaatgatatgttatgcaaaactataaaatacaatacaccaatttgacatgtttatgaggttctaggaatattttatataaaatcgtattttctatttaacttattgtactaagattatttttgtttgttttttaattaacttttttttgttttgttttttaaatctcacgtaccccctgcagtaccccaacgtacccctaggggtccgcgtacccccatttgagaatcactgctctaggaggagattcaggtgatgagATGggcgttaccttggttggttgttGGCCAATGGTTTCACAACCCAAAAACACATTGTGACATCACagagtggccaaaatctgatcagctcattttcagacaggttaatatataaatggatcaggacaaaaagagagagaatctttgttcctgaaactctcCGAATCTCccaacacagaggggacacatatttatatataaaagacatgaaaaagtggattttgcataaaagGTCAAAATAAATGTGTAAAACCTCTGTGTGTTCCCTCAGGTGGCCTCCCTCGGTGTGACCACCTTCACCCTGTGCGCCCTGTGCATCGACCGTTTCCGCGCGGCCACCAACGTCCAGATGTACTACGAGATGATCGAGAACTGCACCTCCACCACGGCTAAACTAGCAGTCATCTGGATCGGTGCTCTGCTGTTGGCCCTGCCGGAGCTCCTCATCCGACAGCTGGTGACCGAGGACACAGGAAATCCTGACGAGCCTCCAGTTGAACGTTGCATCATCAGGATATCCACCTCGCTCCCCGACATGCTCTACATTCTGGGTTTGACCTACGAGGGCGCCAGGCTTTGGTGGTGCTTCGGCTGCTACTTCTGCCTCCCCACCCTCTTCACCATCGGCTGCTCTTTGGTGACGGCGCGTAAGATCCGGCGGGCGGAGCAGGCCAGCGTGCGCAGCAACAAGAAGCAGATCCGTCTGGAGAGCCAGATGAACTGCACCGTGGTGGCGCTGGCGATCGTGTACGGAGCGTGCGTGGTGCCGGAGAACATCTGCAACATAGTGTCCGCGTACATGGCGGCCGGGGTTCCTGAACACACCATGTCCGTCCTCCATCTTCTGTCCCAGCTGCTGCTCTTCTGTCGGGCCGCGGTGACTCCGGCGCTGCTGCTCCTCCTGTGCCGT is a genomic window containing:
- the LOC117468421 gene encoding prosaposin receptor GPR37-like, which gives rise to MVSTLTDESEMEVASLGVTTFTLCALCIDRFRAATNVQMYYEMIENCTSTTAKLAVIWIGALLLALPELLIRQLVTEDTGNPDEPPVERCIIRISTSLPDMLYILGLTYEGARLWWCFGCYFCLPTLFTIGCSLVTARKIRRAEQASVRSNKKQIRLESQMNCTVVALAIVYGACVVPENICNIVSAYMAAGVPEHTMSVLHLLSQLLLFCRAAVTPALLLLLCRPLGRAFLDCCCCCCCNHAPSSATGSDDNEHECTTELELSPFSTIRRELSNYTPAGSHC